Proteins from one Microcoleus sp. bin38.metabat.b11b12b14.051 genomic window:
- a CDS encoding DJ-1/PfpI/YhbO family deglycase/protease, which translates to MTADNGAKSKRVAILIENGVEDSEFLVPYNGLKQAGFDVVVLGSRTNEKYVGKNGKVGQQADGTTTESLAAEFDAVVIPGGMAPDTMRTNPNTVRFVKEAMEQGKIVAAVCHGPQLLIESDALKGKNATGFLAIKTDMINAGANYINQALVVDGNLITSRQPGDLGIFTTAILARLGYGGKAVGLPEETDASAEWWKLANGWGGSTQGDIVKGLNTALAGERYACEAFQNYAEKTGDSDLRSLLTEIIQNKQQHILALENRLNDFGEKPSIPAQIADKYAKLKSSMQGTDETFLLRSTLGDLQTGIVDINHLRAKFTDPVSTDIFTQIEADLSKCEQAVAKLYRARAVSQEIKAPKPSTSPAVKM; encoded by the coding sequence ATGACAGCAGATAACGGAGCCAAAAGCAAACGAGTTGCCATACTCATCGAAAATGGAGTTGAAGATTCGGAATTTCTAGTTCCTTACAACGGCTTAAAACAAGCAGGATTTGACGTTGTTGTCCTCGGTTCACGGACAAACGAAAAATATGTCGGGAAAAATGGTAAAGTTGGCCAACAAGCTGACGGAACTACTACTGAATCATTAGCAGCAGAATTCGATGCAGTCGTAATTCCTGGCGGTATGGCTCCCGATACCATGCGGACAAATCCGAATACAGTAAGGTTTGTCAAAGAAGCAATGGAACAAGGAAAAATAGTCGCTGCTGTGTGTCACGGCCCGCAACTTTTGATTGAATCCGATGCGCTCAAAGGCAAAAATGCGACTGGTTTCTTGGCAATTAAAACTGACATGATTAATGCCGGAGCTAACTACATCAACCAAGCTTTAGTCGTAGACGGCAACTTGATTACTTCCCGCCAACCGGGAGATTTAGGCATATTTACCACGGCAATTCTAGCCCGCCTCGGTTACGGCGGCAAGGCAGTCGGCTTACCCGAAGAAACCGACGCCAGTGCAGAATGGTGGAAATTAGCTAATGGTTGGGGTGGCTCGACACAAGGCGACATTGTTAAAGGTTTGAATACCGCCCTCGCAGGCGAGCGCTATGCTTGCGAAGCCTTTCAGAATTATGCGGAAAAAACCGGAGATAGCGATTTGCGATCGCTCCTGACGGAAATTATCCAAAACAAACAGCAACACATCCTCGCTCTCGAAAACCGCCTCAACGATTTCGGCGAAAAACCCTCAATTCCCGCCCAAATTGCTGACAAATACGCTAAATTAAAGTCTTCAATGCAAGGCACCGATGAAACCTTCTTGCTGCGGAGCACTCTCGGCGATTTGCAAACAGGTATTGTCGATATCAATCACCTGCGGGCGAAGTTCACAGATCCGGTATCAACTGACATCTTTACCCAGATTGAAGCCGATTTGTCCAAGTGCGAGCAAGCCGTTGCTAAACTGTACCGCGCCCGTGCAGTATCGCAGGAAATTAAGGCGCCTAAACCTTCGACTAGCCCCGCTGTCAAAATGTAA
- a CDS encoding SDR family oxidoreductase, translating into MIDLTGKVILVTGGSKGIGAVTVQTLVNAGAEVILHYCRSEIEAQSVAASVARDRCYLLAADLMSPKAASNLWQDAVKWRGHIDIIVNNAGIMQSAGIEDDFDIWSSAWQQTLQVNLVAVADLCREAILHFKTRNGGTIINIASRAAFRGDDPNYLHYAASKGAIVSLTRSIARGFAADNILAFTIAPGFVSTEMSNQFIRECGEAEIVRDIPIGKIAPPQDVANVIAFLASGLATHATGTTIDINGASYVH; encoded by the coding sequence ATGATTGATTTAACCGGAAAGGTAATTTTAGTAACAGGTGGCTCGAAAGGGATTGGTGCTGTGACGGTGCAGACTCTGGTTAATGCTGGGGCTGAGGTAATTTTGCATTACTGTCGCAGTGAAATTGAAGCGCAATCGGTAGCAGCAAGTGTGGCGCGCGATCGCTGTTATTTATTAGCAGCAGATTTGATGTCACCAAAGGCGGCTTCTAATTTGTGGCAAGATGCGGTTAAATGGCGCGGTCATATTGATATTATAGTTAATAATGCTGGGATTATGCAGTCAGCGGGTATTGAAGACGATTTTGATATTTGGTCATCAGCTTGGCAACAAACTCTCCAAGTTAATTTAGTTGCTGTTGCTGATTTGTGTCGGGAAGCAATTCTGCATTTTAAAACTCGCAATGGCGGTACAATCATTAATATAGCAAGTCGTGCTGCTTTTCGTGGCGACGATCCAAATTATCTGCACTACGCTGCATCAAAAGGTGCGATCGTTTCTCTAACTCGCAGCATTGCTAGAGGATTCGCGGCTGACAATATTTTAGCTTTTACTATTGCACCGGGATTTGTCAGTACAGAAATGTCTAATCAGTTTATTCGGGAGTGTGGCGAGGCCGAAATTGTGCGCGATATCCCGATCGGCAAAATCGCCCCTCCCCAAGATGTCGCCAACGTTATCGCCTTTCTAGCATCGGGTTTAGCCACCCACGCCACCGGAACAACGATCGACATTAACGGCGCTTCTTACGTGCATTGA